GGACCGGTTCCGCCGGCCGCCGACAACACCGCGACCAGGGCCGCCAGCTCCTCGTCGGACGGCTCGCCCTTGACCACCCGGAACTCCGGCACCGGGGGTGCCGGGTTGTCGATGGTCATATCGCGCGGATCGCTGACTTCGACGATATCGACGTCGTGGCTCATGAAAGTCCTTCTCGCAGAGGGCCTGTCGCGGATTGGTCCGAAGACTCTACAGCGGGATGTTGCCGTGCTTCTTCGGCGGCACCTGGCTGATCTTGCGCTCCAGCAGACGCAGCGAGGTCGCCACGTAACCGCGGGTGTGCGAGGGCGGGATGACCGCGTCGACATAACCGCGCTCGGCGGCGATGTACGGGTTGACCAGGGTGTCCTCATAGGACTGCTGCAGCTCCAGGCGCAGGGCGTCGACGTCCTCGCCCTCCTGCGCGGCCTTCTTGAGTTCCTGGCGGTAGACGAAGCCGACCGCGCCGGAGGCGCCCATGACCGCGATCTGGGCCGTCGGCCACGCCACCACCACGTCGGCGCCCATGTCCTTGGAGCCCATCACGCAGTACGCGCCGCCGTAGGACTTGCGGGTGATGACGGTGATCTTGGGCACGGTCGCCTCGCCGTAGGCGTACAGCAGCTTGGCGCCGCGGCGGATGATGCCGTTGTACTCCTGGCCGGTGCCCGGCAGGAAGCCCGGCACGTCGACCAGCAGCACGATCGGGATGTTGAAGCAGTCGCAGGTCCGGATGAACCGGGCGGCCTTCTCCGAGGCGTTGATGTCGAGGCAGCCGGCGAACTGGGTCGGCTGGTTGGCCACGATGCCGACGGTGCGGCCGTCGACACGGCCGTAGCCGACGATGATGTTCTGCGCGTAACCGGCCTGGATCTCCAGGAACTCGTCATCATCGAGGATGCGCGAGATGACCTCGTGCATGTCGTAGGGCTGGTTCGGCGAATCGGGGATCAGGGTGTCGAGCTCGATATCCTCATCGGTGAGGTTGTCCTCGATGGCGCCCGGGTGCGGCGGCGCCGGGTAGCGCGGCGGATCGGCGTAGTTGTTGGCGGGCAGGTAGCTCAGCAGGTCGCGGACGTAGTCCAGGGCGTCCTGTTCGCCGGAGGCCACGTAGTGCACGGTGCCGGACTTGGACATGTGGGTCTGGGCGCCGCCCAGCTCCTCCATGGTGACGTCCTCACCGGTGACGGTCTTGATGACATCGGGACCGGTGATGAACATCTGGCTGGTCTGGTCGACCATGATCACGAAGTCGGTCAGCGCGGGGGAGTAGACGTGGCCGCCGGCCGCGGCGCCCATGATCAGCGAGATCTGCGGGATGACGCCCGAGGCCTTGATGTTGTTGTGGAAGATCCGGCTGTACAGGCCGAGGGAGACCACACCCTCCTGGATGCGGGCGCCGGCGCCGTCGTTGATACCGATCAGCGGGCGGCCGGTCTTGATGGCCAATTCCTGGACCTTGACGATCTTCTCGCCGTAGACCTCGCCGAGGCTGCCGCCGAAGACGGTGGCGTCCTGGCTGAAGATGCAGACCTCGCGGCCGTCGATGGTGCCGTAGCCGGTCACCACGCCGTCGCCGAGCGGGCGGTTGGACTCCAGCCCGAAGTTGGTGCTGCGGTGGCGTGCCAACGCGTCGAGTTCGACGAAGGAGTCCTCGTCCAGCAGTGCGTAGATGCGCTCGCGGGCGGTCAGCTTGCCCTTGGCGTGCACCTTCTCGACCGCGGCCTCACCGACCGGGTGCAGCGCCTCTTCGGCGCGCTTGCGCAGGTCGGCCAGCTTGCCGGCCGTGGTGTGGATATCGACTACGTGCTCTGCCGCCGGCTCGATAGTGCTCGTCATGGGTAGCGATGCTAGCTGTCCTTCTAAGAACTGCATAAGAGAGGTCGCAGTTCGGCCATCGTGTCCGCTCCTTTCGCGAAGCTGGTGCGGTGCCGACGACCGATCAGAATCGCGACCACATCGCCGCCATGCTGCTCGATCGCCGCGGCGATACCCACCCTGGCCTGCGCACTCGTGAGAACAACTGGACCTGGGACGAGGTGGTCGCCGAATCGATCACCAGGGCCGGGCTGGGCCGGAAGCTGTTGGACGACGAGCCCGACATGGCGCCGCATATCGGGGTGCTGCTGCCCAATGTGGCCGACTTCGTGTTCTGGTTGGGCGCCGCGGCGCTGGGCGGGATGACTGTGGTGGGTATCAACCCGACCCGTGGGGATGCCGAGATGGCGTCCGAGATACGGCTCGCCGACTGCCGGCTGATCATCACCGATACCGAGGGCGCCGCCCGGCTGGCGGCGGTGGATCTGGATGTGCCCGCACACCGGATACTCGTGGTCGGTGACGCGTCCTATCGCGCCGCGCTCGACGCGCATCGCGGCGCCCCGCTGCCCACCGGAGCCGATCCCGTCGGCGCCGACACCCTGATGCTGTTGTTGTTCACCTCGGGTACCACCGGTGCGTCGAAGGCGGTGCGCTGCACGCAGGGTCGGCTGGCCCGCATCGCCTACGCCGCGCGCGACAAATTCGGCCACCGTCGCGAGGATGTCGAGTACTGCAGCATGCCGCTGTTCCACGGCAACGCGATCATGGCGCTGTGGGCGCCCGCGCTGTCGGTGGGGGCCACGGTGTGCCTGGCGCCGTCGTTCTCCGCGTCCGGATTCCTTTCCGACGTCCGCTATTTCGGAGCCACCTTCTTCACCTACGTCGGCAAGGCGCTGGGATATCTGATGGCCACGCCCGAGCGCGACGATGATGCCGACAATCCCTTGCGGCGCGGGTTCGGCACCGAGGCTTCCCCGGATGATCAGGCCCGGTTCCGGCGCCGGTTCGGCGCCGAGCTCTACGAGGGCTACGGCTCCAGCGAGGGCGGCGGAGCGGTGGTCCTGCACCCGGACGCGCCCGCGGGTGCACTGGGCCGGCCCGCGCACGACGGGGTGGCCATCGTCGACCCGGTGACGCTGCGCGACTGCGCACCCGCGGTACTCGACGGCGTCGGACGCGTCCGCAACCCCGATGAGGCGGTCGGCGAGATCGTCGACAAGTTCGGCACCCGCTCCTTCGAGGGCTATTACAAGAACGACGCGGCCAACGCCGAGCGCATCCGGAATGGGTGGTATTGGACCGGGGACCTCGGTTATCTCGACGAAGCCGGGTTCATCTATTTCGCGGGCAGGCGCGGCGATTGGATCCGGGTGGATGGCGAGAACCTGTCGGCGCTGACCATCGAGCATGTGCTGCGCCGCCACCCGGCGGTCATCGCCGCGGCGGCCTACGCGGTGCCCGATCCACGCTCGGGGGATCAGGTGATGGCCGCCATCGAGGTGGCCCGGCCGGCGGAGTTCGACGCGGCGGCCTTCGCCGAATACCTGAGCGGCCAGCCCGATCTTGGGGCGAAGGCCGTCCCCAGGCTGCTGCGCGTCTCGGCGGGGCTACCGATGACCGGTTCCAACAAGATCGTCAAACACGAGCTCCAAGAACAGCGTTGGCACACCGACGAGGATGTGTACCGATGGTCGGGGCGCAGGCCGGTGGTGTTCGAGCTGCTCGACGCCGACGGCAGGGACGCCCTGGACGCCGAGTTCGACGCCCACGGCAGGCAGGCCCGCGTCTGAAGGGTGTCGGCGATCTCCCGCGGCCGGGACGTGAACGTGCTAGGCAGATCAGATGACCGATATCCGCGAGATCGACGCCGGCGTCGCGATGACCAGGTTCGCCCGTGGCTGGCACTGCCTGGGGCTGGCCGAGACCTTCCGCGACGGGCGACCGCACGGTATCGAGGCGTTCGGTTCCAAGCTGGTGGTCTTCGGCGATACCGGCGGTGCTCTGCACGTGCTCGACGCGTACTGCAGGCATATGGGCGGTGACCTCTCCCGCGGTTCGGTCAAGGACGACAACCTGGCCTGCCCGTTCCACGACTGGCGCTGGCGCGCCGACGGACGATGTGCCCTGGTGCCCTACGCCAAGCGGACACCGCGGCTGGCGCGCACCCGCGCCTGGGAAACCCGCGAGGTCAACGGGCAGTTGCTGGTCTGGCACGATCCGGAGGGTTCGGCGCCGCCGGCGGGACTCCTGCCGCCCACGATCGAGGGTTATCCCGAGGGCCGATGGTCGCCGTGGCAGTGGAACTCGGTGCTGATCGAGGGTTCACATTGTCGCGAGATCGTGGACAACAACGTCGACATGGCGCATTTCTTCTATATCCACCACGCCTATCCGACGTTCTTCAAGAACGTCATCGAGGGGCACACCGCCAGTCAGTTCATGGAGTCCAAACCCCGGCCCGATTACATCGCCGACCCCGAAAAGCTCTGGGAGGGAACATATCTGCGTTCTGAGGCCACCTACTTCGGACCGGCATACATGATCAACTGGTTGCACAACGACCTGGCGCCGGGGTTCACCGTCGAAGTGGCGCTGATCAACTGCCACTACCCGGTGTCCCACGACTCGTTCGTCCTGCAGTGGGGTGTGGCGGTGCAGCAGATGCCCGGTCTGCCCGCCGACAAGGCGGCCAAGCTGGCCGGCGCGATGAGCCGATCCTTCGGTGAGGGTTTCATGGAGGACGTCGAGATCTGGCGGCACAAGACCAGGATCGAGAACCCGCTGCTCACCGAGGAGGACGGTGCGGTCTATCAGCACCGCCGCTGGTATGAGCAGTTCTACGTCGACGCGGCCGATGTCACCGCCGATATGACCGACCGGTTCGAGCTGGAGATCGACACCACCCACGCCTACGGGATCTGGGCCGAGGAGGTCGCCGAGAATCTGGCCGGGCTGGCGCAGGCGGGTGGCGGTACCACCGCGCAACGGTGAGCGAACCGGCCAACGGCCGTGTCTTTGCCCACCCGACCTGGTCGCCGGTGGCGGGTGTCGGGTCTGCATGGTGAACTAGGTCGGCTAACGTCACGGGGATACCCCGGCGTCGAGTGAAAGGGCTGACGAGGTTGAGCCTGCAGGCGGCGCCACCTGGCGATGCGGTGCGGTGTTCGCTGCGTGGCATATCAGCAATTGACGCTTTTGGTAAATTCCGGGGCGTCCGGATGCATCGCCGCGGTCGGCGTGCCGGCTACTCAGGAGGATTCGTTCGTGTCTGACGACCGCAGCGGAGCCCCGCGGCGTTTCGACGGTGTCGACGGCCCGCGGGTGGCGATCGCACACGACTACCTCACCCAGCGGGGCGGCGCCGAGAAGGTGGTGCTCTCGATGAGCAAGGCCTTCCCCGACGCACCGATCTACACGCTGCTCTACGACCCGGCGGGCACCTATCCGGAGTTCGCCGAGCGCGATGTGCGGGTGTCCCCGCTGAACCGGATGTCGCTGTTCCGCAAGCACCACCGGGCCGCGCTGCCGGTGCTGCCGTTCGCGGCCAGTGCGATGTTCATCGACGCGGATGTCGTGGTCACCAGCAGCAGCGGCTGGGCGCACGGTTTCCGCACCAACGGTGCCAAGCTGGTGCACTGCCATACCCCGGCGCACTGGCTCTACGCACTGGAGCACTACCTCAAACCCGACGGCGACAAACTCAAACGCGCTGTGTTGAAGGTCGGCTCGCCGGCGCTGCGGTCATGGGATCAGCGCGCCGCCACCACCGTGGACCGCTACCTGGCGGTCTCGACCGCCATCAAGGACCGGATCCGGACCGCCTACGGTATCGACGCCGGCGTGCTGCCGTCGCCGATCTCCATGCGCCCGGATGCCCCCGCCGAACCCGTGCCCGAGGTGGCGCACTGGCTCACCGATGGCGGCGAACCCTTCTATCTGTGCGTCTCTCGCCTGATGGCCTACAAGAACGTCGACGCCGTCATCGGGGCCTTCGCCCACACCGACCGCCGGCTCGTCGTCGTCGGGCACGGACCGGAGGCGGCCCGGCTGGAACGGCTCAAGACGCCCAACGTGGCCCTGCTGTCGGCACTCACCGACGGACAGATGGCCTGGCTGTATCAATCCTGCCGGGCACTGATCGCGGCCAGCTACGAGGACTTCGGGCTGACGCCCATCGAGGCCGCGGTATCGGGCAAGCCCAGTGTGGTGCTGCGGTGGGGCGGATTCCTGGACACCGTCGTCGAAGGCAGCACCGGGGTCTTCTTCGACCGACCCGAGCCCGCCGCCATCGCCGAGGCGCTGGATCGCTTCGAAGCCGGCGAGTTCGACCCCGACCGGTTGCGGGCCCACGCCGAGCGCTTCACCGAGGCGCGCTATGCGGAGTCGCTGTACGCCGCCGTCGACGAGATCGTGAATCCGAACCAGGTGACACCACGGCCCTGATGGCTATGGTGGACGCGCAATCGCAAAGGAGCACATACCCATGACCGGAGTACCCGCGTCGGCTGATCCGGAAGACGTTGCCCGCAAGCTGGCCGCCGCTCCGGCGCTGCACATGCCACCGCCGCCGGAGTGGATCCTCGACGAGAACAACCGCGTCATCGACTACAAGATGCAAGGGATGACCCGGTTCCGCAAGATCCGCAACCGGCTCGGTGAGTTGTTCTTCAACAGCTTCATCACCTACATCCCCTCCCACACCATCCGGCAGGGCTACCTGCGGCTGATGGGTGCGCGGATCGGCAAGCGGTCGTCCATCCTGCGCGGCACCACCGTGCTGGACATCGAATTCCTCACCGTCGGCGACGGGGTCGCCATCGGTTTCCGCTGCCTGCTGGATTCCCGCGCCGGGCTCTACATCGGCGACAACGTGACGATCGCCAGTGACGTGCACTTCATCGGCGGCGGCCATGACATCAACCATCCCGACTTCCTGCCGGTGCCGATTCCGACCGTCGTCCAGGATTACGTGTGGATCGCCAGCCGCGCCATGGTGTTGCCGTCGCTGATCGGCCGGGGTGCGGTGGTGGCCGCGCATGCGGTGGTGAACAAGGATGTCGCCGAACTCGACATCGTCGGCGGGGTGCCCGCCAAGGTGATCGGCAAGCGGCCCGCCGAATCGTTGGGCTACACCAACAATCACCGCCCACTGTTCTACTGATGTCGGCCGGCTCGGAGTCGTTCCCCGATCACCGGCTCGTCTTCGTCGCCCCGGACGAGGGGCAGACCGCGGTCGGGGACTATGCGCAGGACCTGGTGACCGCGCTGCGGCCGCATTTCGGTGAGATCGTCGAGTGCCGCACCGCAGGACCGGGTTCGGACACCCTTGCCGATATCCGGCGGCACCGCACCCGGGTGCGCAGGCTGATCGCCGACGGCCCGCCCGGGCGCACACTGGTGCACGCCGAGCTGTCCACCGGGGTGCTGCCGACGTTCTGGGCCACCGCCGGTATCGACGATGTGCCCGTCACCGCCACCATCCACGATCCGCCCCAAGGGTTGTGGTTCCTGGCGCGCACGAAGTTCATCGCGTCGTCTCGGCTGCTGACCCATGGCATCCACTACCCGCTGCGCCCGCTGTCCCGCGCCGTCGAGGGGCGGGTGCATGCCGGCCGCACGCTGATCGCGCTCACCGAGACGGGGCGGCAGTCGATCGCGCGCACCTACCCGGACACGTCGACCTACTGCGTGCCGCACCTGGTGCGCAGCCGTCCCGCCATCGCACCGGCCCAGGATCGTCCGAAGGCCGTCGGCTTCTTCGGATTCGTCTACCGCGGAAAGGGTTTCGACCATATCGCCCGGATCCGCGAGCTGCTGCCCCGCGACATCGCGATCCGCGTCGCCGGTCGCGGCACGGAGGAGCTGCCGCGGGCCGAGGGCATCGAGATCCTCGGCGGTGTCGACGGAGCGCAGGAGGACGCCTTCTTCGAATCGGTGCGCGCCATCGTCGTGCCCTACGGCAAGCGGCATTTCTACGCCGAGACCTACCCGGCTTCCGGGGTGGTCGCCCATGCCATGGCCTACAGCACACCCATCGTGTGCACCGGCTACGGCGCTTTGGCCGAGCTCGGCACCGACCAAGGCGTGCTCAACGTCGCCCCGCGTGGTGGTGGCGACGATGCCGTGGCCGCCGGACTGGCCGATGGCATCGCCACCCTGCTCAACGATGCCGACCGGTTGACCGAGCTCGGGCGCAACGCCGACCGCACCCGCCAGGAACGGTCGGCCGCCCGCACCGCGGAGGCCTTCGCGCAGATCTGGTCGAAGGTGCTCGCCGAGTGGTCCGCGAGCGGCCGGTGACCGATCCCGCGCAGCCGGCTCCCGCCGGTCCGGCGCCCACCTCGAATCACCTGATGCGCACGCTGTGGGCGGTGTTCTGGCTCTACGGCGGACGCGGTGTCGGACTGTTGTGGACGGCCGTCATCATCGCCCAGCTCGGCATCGCCGATTACGGTCAGTACGGCATGGCGTACGCGGCCTTCTCGTTGATCGGGCCGCCACTGGACAATCCCTTCGCCGTCCGCGCGGTGCGGGAGTCCGAGCAGCGGTTCCTGTCCGAGCGCACCAGCCGCTATCTGCTCGGCGTCACCCTCATGGTGGCCGGCGCGGCCCTGGTCGAGGTCAGCTACATCGCCTGGTTCGGGTTGTTCGTCGCGGGCGGCGAGATCGTGCTGAAGGCCTAC
The sequence above is drawn from the Mycolicibacterium neoaurum VKM Ac-1815D genome and encodes:
- a CDS encoding acyl-CoA carboxylase epsilon subunit, which produces MSHDVDIVEVSDPRDMTIDNPAPPVPEFRVVKGEPSDEELAALVAVLSAAGGTGPGEPGPQELNLWGHPVDKLRYQSHSWQRITLLERTHMRR
- a CDS encoding acyl-CoA carboxylase subunit beta — protein: MTSTIEPAAEHVVDIHTTAGKLADLRKRAEEALHPVGEAAVEKVHAKGKLTARERIYALLDEDSFVELDALARHRSTNFGLESNRPLGDGVVTGYGTIDGREVCIFSQDATVFGGSLGEVYGEKIVKVQELAIKTGRPLIGINDGAGARIQEGVVSLGLYSRIFHNNIKASGVIPQISLIMGAAAGGHVYSPALTDFVIMVDQTSQMFITGPDVIKTVTGEDVTMEELGGAQTHMSKSGTVHYVASGEQDALDYVRDLLSYLPANNYADPPRYPAPPHPGAIEDNLTDEDIELDTLIPDSPNQPYDMHEVISRILDDDEFLEIQAGYAQNIIVGYGRVDGRTVGIVANQPTQFAGCLDINASEKAARFIRTCDCFNIPIVLLVDVPGFLPGTGQEYNGIIRRGAKLLYAYGEATVPKITVITRKSYGGAYCVMGSKDMGADVVVAWPTAQIAVMGASGAVGFVYRQELKKAAQEGEDVDALRLELQQSYEDTLVNPYIAAERGYVDAVIPPSHTRGYVATSLRLLERKISQVPPKKHGNIPL
- a CDS encoding AMP-binding protein, with translation MLLDRRGDTHPGLRTRENNWTWDEVVAESITRAGLGRKLLDDEPDMAPHIGVLLPNVADFVFWLGAAALGGMTVVGINPTRGDAEMASEIRLADCRLIITDTEGAARLAAVDLDVPAHRILVVGDASYRAALDAHRGAPLPTGADPVGADTLMLLLFTSGTTGASKAVRCTQGRLARIAYAARDKFGHRREDVEYCSMPLFHGNAIMALWAPALSVGATVCLAPSFSASGFLSDVRYFGATFFTYVGKALGYLMATPERDDDADNPLRRGFGTEASPDDQARFRRRFGAELYEGYGSSEGGGAVVLHPDAPAGALGRPAHDGVAIVDPVTLRDCAPAVLDGVGRVRNPDEAVGEIVDKFGTRSFEGYYKNDAANAERIRNGWYWTGDLGYLDEAGFIYFAGRRGDWIRVDGENLSALTIEHVLRRHPAVIAAAAYAVPDPRSGDQVMAAIEVARPAEFDAAAFAEYLSGQPDLGAKAVPRLLRVSAGLPMTGSNKIVKHELQEQRWHTDEDVYRWSGRRPVVFELLDADGRDALDAEFDAHGRQARV
- a CDS encoding Rieske 2Fe-2S domain-containing protein, producing the protein MTDIREIDAGVAMTRFARGWHCLGLAETFRDGRPHGIEAFGSKLVVFGDTGGALHVLDAYCRHMGGDLSRGSVKDDNLACPFHDWRWRADGRCALVPYAKRTPRLARTRAWETREVNGQLLVWHDPEGSAPPAGLLPPTIEGYPEGRWSPWQWNSVLIEGSHCREIVDNNVDMAHFFYIHHAYPTFFKNVIEGHTASQFMESKPRPDYIADPEKLWEGTYLRSEATYFGPAYMINWLHNDLAPGFTVEVALINCHYPVSHDSFVLQWGVAVQQMPGLPADKAAKLAGAMSRSFGEGFMEDVEIWRHKTRIENPLLTEEDGAVYQHRRWYEQFYVDAADVTADMTDRFELEIDTTHAYGIWAEEVAENLAGLAQAGGGTTAQR
- a CDS encoding glycosyltransferase — protein: MSDDRSGAPRRFDGVDGPRVAIAHDYLTQRGGAEKVVLSMSKAFPDAPIYTLLYDPAGTYPEFAERDVRVSPLNRMSLFRKHHRAALPVLPFAASAMFIDADVVVTSSSGWAHGFRTNGAKLVHCHTPAHWLYALEHYLKPDGDKLKRAVLKVGSPALRSWDQRAATTVDRYLAVSTAIKDRIRTAYGIDAGVLPSPISMRPDAPAEPVPEVAHWLTDGGEPFYLCVSRLMAYKNVDAVIGAFAHTDRRLVVVGHGPEAARLERLKTPNVALLSALTDGQMAWLYQSCRALIAASYEDFGLTPIEAAVSGKPSVVLRWGGFLDTVVEGSTGVFFDRPEPAAIAEALDRFEAGEFDPDRLRAHAERFTEARYAESLYAAVDEIVNPNQVTPRP
- a CDS encoding acyltransferase; amino-acid sequence: MTGVPASADPEDVARKLAAAPALHMPPPPEWILDENNRVIDYKMQGMTRFRKIRNRLGELFFNSFITYIPSHTIRQGYLRLMGARIGKRSSILRGTTVLDIEFLTVGDGVAIGFRCLLDSRAGLYIGDNVTIASDVHFIGGGHDINHPDFLPVPIPTVVQDYVWIASRAMVLPSLIGRGAVVAAHAVVNKDVAELDIVGGVPAKVIGKRPAESLGYTNNHRPLFY
- a CDS encoding glycosyltransferase — its product is MSAGSESFPDHRLVFVAPDEGQTAVGDYAQDLVTALRPHFGEIVECRTAGPGSDTLADIRRHRTRVRRLIADGPPGRTLVHAELSTGVLPTFWATAGIDDVPVTATIHDPPQGLWFLARTKFIASSRLLTHGIHYPLRPLSRAVEGRVHAGRTLIALTETGRQSIARTYPDTSTYCVPHLVRSRPAIAPAQDRPKAVGFFGFVYRGKGFDHIARIRELLPRDIAIRVAGRGTEELPRAEGIEILGGVDGAQEDAFFESVRAIVVPYGKRHFYAETYPASGVVAHAMAYSTPIVCTGYGALAELGTDQGVLNVAPRGGGDDAVAAGLADGIATLLNDADRLTELGRNADRTRQERSAARTAEAFAQIWSKVLAEWSASGR